A window of Roseateles sp. XES5 genomic DNA:
CGGGAACCGTCAGGCCGGATGATCGTGCAGATCCGCGCCATCCCAGCCGCCGCCGGCCTCGTAGAGCGGGAAGACCTCTTCCGTGAGATAGGGGCCGCCGCCGACCGATTCCTTCGAAGACATCAGCACGAAGCGATTCACGGTGAAGGGGGCCGTGTAGAAATTGCCGCGCCCGGTGAGATAATGGGCGACGTCCTCGGGGCGGGCGTTGCGCAGGCGGGCGAGCGTGACATGGGGGGTGAACTTGCGGGGATCGGCCGGCAGGCCGAGGCGCTGGCAGATGCGCTCGATTTCGCCCTGAAGGGCGTACATTTCCGGAGCGGATGTCACGCTGGCATAGATGGAATGGGGTTTCTTCGAGCCGAAGGAGCCCATGCCCGACAGGGAAAGCTGGAATTCCGGCCGCTCGATGCGGTCGAGCCTGTCGACCACCTCGTCGGCGGTGCGCCCGTCGATATCGCCGATGAAGCGCAGGGTGATGTGGAAATTCTCGACATCGATCCAGCGGGCTCCGGGAAGGCCGCCCCTCAGAAGCGAGAGGCTCATTGCCGCATTCCGCGGCACTTCGAGGGCAACGAAAAGTCTCGGCATGGCGACTTCTCCCTACTGGAATGTACCGTCAGCGAATCACGCAACGGATTTTTAGGCAACCCTTATTTCGCACCCGCGAAAACTACTCCCCCGCCTTTATGGACGCGAGGAAGGCTTCCGCCGCGGGAAGGAACGACCGGACCATGACGTCCACGCCCTCAGGATTGGGATGCATGCCATCCTCGATCTGCAGGTTCGCATGGGTCACCACGCCATCGAGGAAGAAGGGGTAGAGCGGCACGCCATGTTTGTCCGCGAGGCGCTTGTAGATGCCGTTGAAGCGCTCGGCATAGTCCGCGCCCATGTTGGGCGGCGCCATCATGCCGGCGAGCAGCACCGCGATGCCGCGCTCCCTGAGGCGCGTCAGCATGGCGTCGAGGTTCTTTTCGGTCTCCTCCGGGGCAATGCCGCGCAGGGCGTCATTGGCGCCGAGTTCGAGAATCACACCGTCAGTTCCCTCCGGGATCGACCAGTCGAGGCGGGCAAGGCCGCCTGAACTCGTGTCGCCGGAAACGCCGGCATTGGCGATCTCGACGTCGTGGCCCTTGTCGCGCAAGGCCTTTTCCAGCTTCACGGGAAAGGCGTCGGCGGCGGGCAGCTGGTAGCCGGCCATCAGGCTGTCGCCGAAACCCACCAGTTTCACGGGCTCGGCCCTGGCGAAGCCGGCGGATAACAAAGCTGTGATTGCAAGTGAGGCGAAAAATCCGAGCGCCGCTTTAAACGACATAGAGCTATTCCTAGATTGCTGGCATTCCAGTCTTTCCCATACATATAGGGCAGAATTCCTTGGCCAAAACCATCATCGATCTCAAAAAAGCCGATCTCACCCTCGGCCAGGCGGCCGCTTCCGTTCATGTGCTGAAGGGGATCGACCTTGTCATCGATGCGGGGGAATCGGTCGGCATCGTCGGCCCGTCGGGGTCGGGCAAGTCGACGCTTCTGATGGTGCTGGCGGGGCTCGAGCGGCTGGACAGGGGCGAGATCCATATCGACGGCGCGGGCCTGCACGGCATGAACGAGGACCGGGTGGCCGATTTCCGCGGCCGCAACATCGGCATCGTCTTCCAGTCCTTCCATCTCATTCCCAACATGACGGCGCTCGAGAACGTTGCGGTGCCGCTGGAGCTTGCCAATGTGCGCGATGCCTTCGAGATCGCCCGGCGCGAGCTCGTGGCCGTCGGGCTCGGCGAGCGGCTGTCGCATTATCCCGCCCAGCTCTCGGGCGGCCAGCAGCAGCAGCTGGCGATTGCCCGCGCCCTGGCGGCCGGGCCGAAACTGCTGATCGCGGACGAGCCGACCGGCAATCTCGACACCGAGACGGGCCGGCAGATCGCCGATCTCCTGTTCTCCAAGCAGGCCGAGCGCGGCATGACACTGGTGCTGGTGACGCACGATCCTGCCCTTGCCGCCCGCTGCGGCCGGCAGATCGCCATGCGCTCCGGCGAGATCGTCTCCGGTGCTGCGCCCGTCCGGCTTCAGGCCGAAGCGGTGCCGGCATGAGGGGCGGAACCGTCCTCAGGCAGTTTCCGCTGGCCTTTCGCCTGGCGCTGCGCGAGATGCGCGGCGGCCTCAGGGGCTTCTACATCTTCCTCGCCTGCATCGCGCTCGGCACGGCGGCGATTGCCGGCGTCAACTCGGTCTCGAGCGCCATCACGCAGGCCATCGCCTCGCAGGGCCAGACCCTGCTTGCCGGCGACATGCGCTTCGAGCTGCGCAACCGCGTCGCGACCCCGGACGAATTGAAGTATCTCCAGGGTCTCGGCGACGTCTCCCTCTCGACGGGCCTGCGCTCCATGGTGCGCCTGCCCGACGGCTCCGACCAGACGCTGGTCGAAACCAAGGGCGTGGACGGCGCCTATCCGCTTTACGGCGCGGTCGAGACCGAGCCGAAACTGCCGACCGGCACGCTTCTGGCCAAGACGGGCGAGGCCTATGGTGCAATCGTCGCGCCGCTGCTGCTCGACAGGCTCGGCGTCGCCGTGGGCGATGAAATCCTGCTCGGAACGGCAAAGCTCAAGATCACCGCGACGCTGGTTCGTGAACCGGATGCGGTGTCGGAAGGCTTCGGCTTCGCGCCGCGACTGATGCTGTCGCAGGACGCCCTGCAGGCAAGCGGTCTCGTGCAGACCGGCAGCCTCGTCGAAAACGCCTATCGCATCCGCATCGGCAAGGACGCCAAGCCGCTTGCCACGCTTCGGGAGGAGGCGGGCAAGGCCTTCCCGACGGCCGGCTGGTCGATCCGCACCTCCGACAGCGCCGCGCCGGCGCTGACCGCCAACATTACCCGCTTCTCGCAGTTCCTGACGCTTGTCGGCCTGACGGCGCTGATCGTCGGGGGCGTCGGTGTGGCGAATGCCGTGCGCGCCTATCTCGATTCCAAGCGTTCGGTCATCGCCACGTTCAAATGCCTCGGCGCGCCGGCCTCGCTGGTGGCGCTCATCTACCTCACGCAGATCGCGCTCATCGCGGCGGTCGGCATCGCCATCGGCCTCGTCGCCGGCGCGCTGATGCCGATGGTGGCGATGCAGTTCCTCGGCGGCGTGCTGCCAGTGCCGACCGACGCGCAGCTTTACCCCTCGGCGCTGCTGCTCGCCGCCGTGTTCGGCCTGCTGACGGCGCTCGCCTTCGCCATCCTGCCGCTCGGCCATGCCCGCGAAGTGCCGGCGACGGCGCTCTTCCGCGAGCAGGGCTTCAATGCCAGCGGCCTGCCGGGCTGGCCCTATGTGCTGGGCGCGGCCCTCTTCCTCGCGGCGCTTGCCGGGCTTGCGATCGTCACGGCCTATGATCGGCGCATTGCGCTCACCTTCCTCGGGGCGATCGCCTTCGCCTTCGTCGTGCTGCGCGTCGTGGCGCAACTGATCACCGCGCTCGCCCGCCGCAGCCCCAGGGTCAATTCTCCCGCGCTGCGGCTTGCCATCGGCAATATCCACCGGCCGGGCGCGCTCACCTCTTCCGTGGTGCTGTCGCTCGGCCTCGGCCTTGCGCTTCTCGTCACCCTGACGCTGATCGACGGGAACTTGCGCCGTGAACTCACCGGCAACCTGCCGGAGCGTGCGCCGAACTTCTTCTTCGTCGATATCCAGAGCAGCGAGGTCGATGGTTTCCGCGACGTGCTGAAGGCGAACTTGCCGGAGGGCAAGATCATCGAGGTGCCGATGCTGCGCGGCCGCGTGATGGAACTCAACGGCGTGGACGTGGCGAAGGTGACGGTGCCGCCCGAGGGACAATGGGTGCTGCGCGGCGACCGCGGCATCACCTATGCCAAGCGCGTACCGGAAAATTCAGCGCTGGCGGAGGGCGCATGGTGGCCGGAGGACTATGCCGGCGAACCGCTCGTCTCCTTCTCGGCGGAGGAAGCACGCGAACTGGGCCTGAAGATCGGCGATACCGTGACGGTCAACGTGCTCGGCCGCAACATCACGGCGCGCATCGCCAATTTCCGCACCGTCGAGTGGGAATCGCTGTCGATCAATTTCGTCATGGTCTTCTCGCCCAACACCTTCGCCGGCGCGCCGCATGCCTGGCTTGCCACCGTCATCGACCCGTCCGCGACGGCGCAGCAGGAGGCGGCCGCCCTGAAGGCGATCACCAATGCCTATCCGACCGTCACCAGCGTGCGCGTCAAGGATGCGCTCGACGTGGTGAACGAGCTCGTCGGCCAGCTCGCGACGGCGATCCGCGCGGCGGCGGCGGTAGCCCTCATCGCCTCCGTACTGGTGCTCGCCGGGGCGCTTGCCGCCGGCAACCGGGCGCGCGTGCACGATGCCGTCGTGCTCAAGACGCTCGGTGCGACGCGTGCGACACTGATCCGCGCCTTCAGCTACGAATATCTGATGCTCGGCCTTGCGACCGCCGTCTTCGCGCTCTTTGCGGGCGGGGTGGCGGCCTGGTTCGTGGTGAGCCGCATCATGACGCTGCCGTCGAGCTTCCTGCCCGACGTCGCGGTCATGACCGTGGCGACGGCACTCGTCCTGACCGTGGGCATGGGCCTTGCCGGCACCTGGCGCATTCTGGGGCAGAAGGCCGCGCCGGTGCTGCGCGAACTCTGACATTGCCGTGACCCGCGATGCCGCCGGCGTCGCGGGTCTTGTGCGAGACACAATTCATGCTCATATTTACCGCAGGCAAGCTGGAGCCCCGCAGCGGTTGCCTGGACCCCGAAAGCGCTTCGACAATCGAAGCGAATAATCGGGAGACCGACACCGTCACTACAGGGGGCTTGAACCAAGAGGATACCATGGCTGATCTCCGCAATTACCAGACCCGAACGGCGACTGCCGGCGCCCAGACCGGTGCCGTCATCGACGAGGGCCTGCGCACCTATATGCTTCGGGTCTACAACCTGATGGCGCTGGGTCTCGCGATCACCGGCATCGTGGCGTATTTCGCCTCGCAGGCCGCCATTTCCGGTGGCCAGCTGACGAGCTTCGGCTACGCGATCTATGCGAGCCCGCTGAAGTGGGTGGTCATGCTCGCCCCGCTCGCGCTGGTCTTCTTCCTGAGCTTCCGCATCCATACGATGAGCGTCGGCGCCGCGCAGGCGACCTTCTGGGTCTATGCCGGCCTGATGGGCCTGTCCCTGTCGTCGATCTTCCTCGTCTATACGGGCGCCAGCATCGTGCAGACCTTCTTCGTCTCGGCTGCCGCCTTCGGCGCCCTGTCGCTGTTCGGCTACACGACGAAGCGCGACCTCTCCGCGATGGGCTCGTTCCTGATCATGGGCCTTTTCGGTCTGATCATCGCCTCGCTCGTCAACCTGTTCCTCAAATCCTCGGCGCTCGACTTCGCGATCTCGGCGATCGGCGTCCTGGTTTTCGCCGGCCTGACGGCCTGGGACACGCAGAAGATCAAGGAAATGTACTTCGACGCCGATGACGCCGCCGTCGCCGGTCGCAAGGCCATCATGGGCGCGCTGACGCTCTACCTCGACTTCATCAACCTCTTCCTGTTCCTGCTGCGCTTCCTCGGCAACCGCGAGTAACGCCGGCAGCCGGATGGCTGATTGCGAAAACCCCGCCGGAAACGGCGGGGTTTTTGTTCTTACGGGCCTGCCACAGGGTGAGCCGCGACCTTGCGGCGGGAAGGCCCTTTCGTCCCGATGTTTCCTCGCAATCAAACGTGATCTCCCGTTCGTTGACGTTCGTGCCTGTTTGTGCGCATTGTCGCGCAATCGTGCATGATTTGGTCTGATAATGTCTATACAGGATCTTCTTCTCGGTGAACGGCAGGCGTTGATCCGCACGCGGCTCGACCTTTCGGGGCGGGTGATCGCGGCGGAGCTGGCGCAGGAGCTTGGCGTGTCGGAAGACACGATCCGGCGGGACCTGCGCGAAATGGCGGCATCGGGGCTTTGCCGGCGCGTCTATGGCGGGGCGCTGCGGCTTTCGCCATCGTCGTCGCCGACGACGATGAACGAGCGCATGGGCATTGCCGGCGAGCGCAAGGCGGTGCTGGCGAAGACAGCGGCCGATCTCCTTCCGGCGGGCTCGACGGTCTTTCTCGATGCCGGCAGCACCAATCTGGCGCTTGCCCGCGCCCTGCCGACCGGCGCCGATCTCACGGTCGCCACCAATGCGCCGGCCATTGCCGCGGCGCTCCTCGAGCGCGACATCGCGACGATCCAGCTCGGCGGGCTGATCGATCCCCGCGTCGGCGGGGCGATCGGCGCAAAAGCGATGCACGATGCCGAGGCGTTTCGCCCGGATATTCTCATGCTGGGCGTTTGCGGTATCGATACCGAGGCGGGCGTGACGGCCTATACGTTCGAGGATGCCGAGTTCAAACGCTTCCTCGCCTCGCGCAGCAAGACGGTCCTCGTTGCCGTTACCAACGACAAGCTTTCCACCGCCGCCCCCTATTCGGTCGTGCCGCTTTCCCGCGTGGCGCGCGCCGTCATCGAGGCGGATGCCGATGAGACGGAGGCCGCTGCCCTGGCTGCGGCCGGTCTCGAAACCTTGCGAGCCGGCCGCGCCGGCGCTTCCCGAACGGATCTCCCATGACGACGCCCGAAAACGCCATTCCCGGCAAATCCTTCGCCAAGACCCATTTTCCCGCAACGCGCCTGGCGGTTTCCGGCCTCTTCCTGCTGAACGGCATCTTCGCCGGCGCCTGGGCGCCGAAAATCCCAGAATTCGCCAGCCGCCTCGGTCTTTCGGAGGGCGAGCTCGGGCTGATGATCATGTGCTTCGGCGTCGGCTCGCTGATCCTGATGCCCATCGCCGGCATCCTGATCGCCCATTTCGGCACGACGCGCACGGTGAAGGGCGCAACGATCCTGTTCCTCACCACCATGCTGCTGCTTTCGCTTGCGCCGACCATTCCGTTCGGCGTCATCGCCATCTTCTTCTTCGGCGGGCTGATGGGGGCCATGGACGTCGCCATGAACGGCAATGCCGTGGAGGTGGAAAAGTCGATGCGCCGGGCAATCATGTCGTCCTGCCATGCCTTCTGGAGCCTCGGCGCCTTCATCGGCGCGACGACCGGCGGTTTCCTCATGTCGGCGCTCGGGGTGATGGGCCATGCCGTGCTGCTCACCGTTGCAGGGGCGGTGCTGCTCGTCTTCATCTGGCCGCGTATCCTGCACGATGCGCCGCATCCGAGCGAGGAGCGCCAGAAGGTGCGCCTGCCGATGACGCCGCTGCCCTGGCTGATCGGCCTGATGGCGCTGTTCTGCATGGTGCCGGAAGGCGCGATCCTCGATTGGGGCGCGCTCTACATGCGCAACGAACTCGGCGCCTCGCTCGCACTTTCGGGCTTCGCCTTCGGTACCTTCTCGCTGACCATGGCCGTCATGCGCTTTGCCGGTGACCACGTGCGCGACCGTTTCGGCGCCGTGAAGACGCTGCGCACCTGCACCGTCATCGCCATCGTCGGCATGGTCATCGCGGGCACCGCGCCCAATGCCTATGTCGCCATGGTGGGCTTTGCTCTCTGCGGTGTCGGTATTTCCAACATGGTGCCGATCGCCTTCTCCGCCGCGGGCAACCTGCCCGGCTTCGCGCAGGGCGTGGCGCTGTCGGTCGCGACGGTGATGGGCTATTCCGGCTCGCTCTTCGCACCGTCGGTCATCGGCTTCATTGCCGAGCATGTCGGCTTTGCGATTATCTTCGCGCTGCTGCCGGTTCTCTTCATCGTCGTGCTGCTGCTCTCGCACCATGCGGTGCATGCGGACGTGCACGAGCGGCACTGAGCCGGCCGCGCGCGGCGATCAAATCGTCGCGCGCGCCCGCGCTTGCGGTTGACAAGCCCCGTTTCCTGATCCACCTGAGGGCAAAGGCCGCGCTGGGCCACCGGCGGCCGCTTTTCGAGCAAGAGGCTCCAAAATGTCCTTTTCCTTCGACTTTGAACCGAAGCCGCGGCGCCAGTCCGTCGGTGTCGATGTCGGCGGCGTGCTGGTCGGCGGCGGCGCGCCTGTCGTCGTGCAGTCGATGACCAACACGGATACGGCCGATGTGGATGCGACGGTCGCGCAGGTCGCGGCGCTCTTTCGCGCCGGCTCGGAGCTGGTGCGCATCACGGTCAACACGCCCGAAGCCGCGGATGCCGTGCCCCTGATCCGCGAGCAGCTGGACCGCATGGGCATCGACGTGCCCCTGGTGGGCGACTTCCACTACAACGGCCACCGCCTGCTCACCGAGCATCCGGCCATGGCCCAGGCCCTGTCCAAGTACCGCATCAACCCCGGCAATGTGGGCAAGGGCGACAAGAAGGACCGCCAGTTCGCCATGATGGTGGAAGCGGCGATGAAGTACGACAAGGTCGTGCGCATCGGCGTGAACTGGGGCAGCCTGGACCAGGAGCTGCTGGCGTCCATGATGGACGAGAACCAGGACAAGGGCTCCCCGCTGACGGCCCAGCAGGTGATGCGCGAGGCGATCTGCCAGTCGGCGCTGCTGTCCGCCGAGCTTGCCGAGGAGATCGGTCTTGCGCGCGACCATATCATCCTCTCGGCCAAGGTCTCCAACGTCCAGGACCTCATCGCCGTCTATGCGATGCTGTCGGCCCGTTCCGATCATGCCCTGCATCTCGGCCTTACCGAGGCGGGCATGGGCACCAAGGGCATCGTCGCCTCCTCGGCCTCGCTCGGCATTCTCATGCAGCAGGGCATCGGCGATACGATCCGCATTTCCCTGACGCCGGAGCCGGGCGGCGACCGCACCCGCGAGGTGCAGGTGGCGCAGGAACTGCTGCAGGTCATGGGTTTCCGCCAGTTCATCCCCGTGGTCGCCGCCTGTCCGGGATGCGGGCGCACGACCTCGACGGTCTTCCAGGAACTCGCCCAGAAGATCCAGGACGACATCCGCAAGAACATGCCAGTCTGGCGCGAGAAGTATCCCGGCGTCGAAGGCCTCAAGGTCGCGGTCATGGGCTGCATCGTCAACGGGCCGGGCGAAAGCAAACATGCCGATATCGGCATCTCGCTGCCGGGCACCGGCGAACTTCCCATTGCCCCCGTCTATGTCGACGGCAAGAAGGCGATGACGCTGCGCGGCACCAATATCGCCGGTGAATTCGAGGCGCTGGTCAACGACTATATCGAAAAGCGCTACGGCACCGGGCAGGCGGCGGCCGAATAGTCAGAGGCGCGTCGTCAGCAGCTTGAAGCCGGCAAAGGCGAAGAAGGCGGCCATTACGCCTTCGATGCCGCGGCGCGCGCGCAGGTAGGCCCGATGCACGGGGCCGAGCGAGAAGACCAGCGCGAAGCCGAGAAAGACGCAGACCCCGATCACCATGCAGCCGGCAATGAAGGCCGCCATGACGCCGCCCGGCGCGCCGGGCGGCATGCCGAGCGATGTCAGCATGATCCAGTTGAAGATCGCCTTGGGATTGGTGAGGTGGATGCCAAGGCCCCGGAGATAGTGCCGGCGCGGCGAAAGGGCGGGCAGCGCGGCCATCTGGGCGCGATAGGTTTCCTCGCTCCTGCGGGCGGCGCGGTAGGCGTTCCAGGCGAGCCACAGCAGGTAGCAGCCGCCGACGATCTTCAGCACGATGATCGCTTCGCCATAGGTGCGGATGAGGGCGGAAAGGCCCGATGCGGTGAGGATCGCCCAGATATAGGATCCCGTCAGCACGCCCGAGGCGAGCGCCAGCCCGGCGCGTCGGCCCTGGCTGATGGAGGTCGCGATGATGGCGACGATTGCCGGTCCCGGCGAGGCCGTGGCGATGAAATAGGCCATCCAGGCAATGGCGAGCTGGGGCAGGTAGGGTGCAAGGTCGGTCATGGAGCCACCGGGAATGTGTCGGTGGACGATAGCCGAAGGTTTTTGCCGCTCCAAGCGGGAGAATTGCACCACATGTCCCCTTCCCTCCGCCCGGAAAGCGAGGCGGGAAGGAGGTCGCCCGTGGTCCTGGAGCATGTCAGGTTCAGATTGAACCAGACATGCTCTGACTTCTTTTGTTTTCGTTTGTCTTTGCGGGAAAACCGGTTCCCACTTTTCCCTGACAAACTCTAGAGGATCTCTTCGAGCGCGGCGATCAGGCGGTCGCATTCCTGCGGCGTGCCGATGGTGATGCGCAGGAAATCCGAAATGCGGGGCTTGGCGAAATGGCGCACCAGCACGGCCCGCTCGCGCAGGCTTTTTGCCAGCGCTTCGCCGCTGTGATCGGGGTGGCGGGCGAAGACGAAGTTCGCCTGCGAGGGCAGCACCTCGAAGCCGCGCTGGCGTAGCGCTCCGGTGACGCGCTCGCGCGATTCGATGACCTTGCCGCGTGTCTCGTCGAACCATTCCCGGTCATCGATGGCGGCGGTCGCGCCGGCCTGGGCGATGCGGTCCAGCGGATAGGAGTTGAAGCTGTCCTTGACGCGTTCCAGCGCATCGATCAGCGGGCGCTGGCCGACGGCGTAGCCCACGCGCAGGCCCGCCAGCGAGCGGGACTTTGAGAGCGTGTGGATGACGAGCAAGTTGTCGTATTTCCGCGTCAGCGGGATCGCGCTTTCGCCGCCGAAATCGATATAGGCCTCGTCGATGACCACCGGCAGGTCCGGGTGTTCGGCGACGAGCTTCTCGATGGCCGACAGCGGCAGGCCGATGCCGGTCGGGGCATTCGGGTTCGACAGGATGATCGCGCCGGCAGGGCGGTCGTAGTCCGCAAGATCGACGGTGAAATCGTCCTTCAGCGGGATTTCCACCGGCTCGATGCCGAAGAGGCGGCAATAGGTCGGATAGAAGCTGTAGGTGATGTCGGGGTAGAGCAGCGGCTTATCGTGCTTGAGCAGCGCGACGAAGGCATGCGCCAGCACCTCGTCCGAACCATTGCCGACGAAGACTTCGTCGGCTTCCACGCCATAGAAGCGGGCGATGGACTGGCGCAGCGCCAGCGCGCTCGGATCCGGATAGAGCTTCAGGCTGTCGGCGACGGCGGCCTGCATGGCGGCGATGGCCTTGGGCGAGGGGCCATAGGGGTTTTCGTTGGTGTTGAGCTTGATGAGGTTGGCAATGCGCGGCTGTTCGCCTGCGACATAGGGCTTGAGCGTGGCGACGATGGGCGACCAGAATTTGCTCATGGGTCAGTTCCTGCGAGTGGCGATGAATCGGGCGGTTTCGACGAGAATGCCGGCCCGATGGCTGAACGGCGCAAGAAGCGCCTCGGCCTCCGTCACGAGTTCCGTCAGGCGGTTTTCCGCCCAGGCCTGGCCACGACGGGAAACGAGCGTCGCCTTGCCGCGTTCGGCGTCCTTGCCCGTCGCCTTGCCCATGGTCGCCGCGTCGGCGGTGAGGTCGAGCAGGTCGTCGGCGATCTGGAAGGCAAGGCCGACGGTCTCGCCATAGCGGCGCAGCGTCCGGCGGTCTTCTTCCGAAGCGCCGGCGACGATCGCTCCGGCCTCGCAGGCAAAGCGCAGCAGCGCGCCCGTCTTCATGGCCTGGAGGGTAACGATGCCGTCCTCGTCCGGCGCCTGCTTTTCCGCGGCGAGGTCGAGAGCCTGGCCTCCGGCCATGCCGCCGATGCCGGCGCCCCGGGCAAGCGCCAGAACCAGCGCCGTCTTGGTGGCGTCGGGCAGGCGCGTTTGGGGTGCGGCGACGATGTCGAAGGCGAGCGTCAGCAGGCTGTCGCCGGCAAGGATCGCGGTCGCATCGTCGAAGGCGATGTGCACGGTCGGCTGGCCGCGGCGCAGCTTGTCGTCGTCCATGGCCGGCAGGTCGTCATGGATGAGGGAATAGCAGTGGATGCATTCCAGCGCGGCGCCGATGCGCAGCGCCGTCTCGCGTTCCACGCCGGGAAAGAGCGCGGCGGATTCAATGACGAGGAAGGGGCGCAGCCGCTTGCCGCCGTTGAGCACGCCGTGGCGCATGGCCGCGAGCAGGCGTTCGGGGCGGGCGATCTCGTCCGTCTGCGGTTCGGCCGACAACAGGGACGTCAGCAGCGTCTCCACCGCTTCGGCATTGGACCGCAAAAGGGACTGGAATTCCTGGTAACGTTCGCTCATGGCCGCTCTTTGGCATGGGCCTTCCGGCGAAGCAACGGGAATGCCGGGATGGCGGCAAAGAATCGCGGGGCGGCGCTGGTTTTTGGCGAGCCGTGACGGTATGAAGGCGCAACGACGCAAGGATGGGCGCCGGCACTTGGACATCGTACCGGAAACACGGGCAGAGACGGTCAATTCGGAGGCAGACGCCGGTGGCAAGGATGGTTGGATGACCCGCCTGCGCCGGAACTGGCGCCGGGTCGTGCTTGCGGCCGTCGCTTTTGCGGCGCTGCCCTATGTGCTGATCATCCTCTATACGGTCGACTTCGTCCGTCCCATCTCCACCCTCATGCTGCGCGATCTCCTGCTGCTGCGCGGCTACGACCGGCAATGGGTGGAGTTCGAGGATATCTCGCCCAATGTCGTGCAGGCGGTGATGATGTCCGAGGACGGGCAGTTCTGCCGCCATGCCGGCGTGGACTGGGGCGAGATGCGCGCGGTGGTCAACGAGGCGCTCGCCGGCGAGCAGACGCGCGGCGCGAGCACCATCCCCATGCAGACGGCCAAGAACCTTTTCCTGTGGAACGGCCGCTCCTTCATGCGCAAGGCGATGGAGTTGCCGCTGGCGGTTGTCGCCGATTTCGTCTGGAGCAAGCGGCGGCTCATGGAAATCTACCTCAACATCGCCGAATGGGGCCCGGGCATCTACGGCATCGAGGCGGCCGCGCAGCACCATTTCAAGGTGTCGGCGGCAAAGCTCTCGCGCCGGCAGGCCGCGCTTCTCGCGGTCTCGCTGCCCAATCCCTACGAGCGCAATGCCGGAAAGCCGGGGCGCGGCCTGCAGCGCCTTGCCCGTCTCATCGAACGGCGGGCGAGCGGGTCCGGCGAATATATCAAATGTCTTTATGACTGATATCGCGGGTTTTCATTGGCGCGAGCGCGCATGAAGCCCTAGGGTCCGTCGCTCTCAGGGAGCATCAAAATGTCGGACCTCGTCCTCTACGTCGGCAACAAGAACTATTCCTCCTGGTCCTTCCGGCCGTGGATCGCGCTCGAAGCGGCAGGCGTGCCCTTCACGGACAGGGTCATTCCCTTCGATTTCGCCGCCGGCAATCCCGAGATCCGCAAGGTCTCGCCGACCGGCAAGGTGCCGGTCCTCCATCACGGTGACGCGAAGGTCTGGGAATCGCTCGCCATCATCGAATATGCGGCCGAACTCTTTCCCGATGCCGGCCTCTGGCCGCAGGACCGTGCGGCGCGCGCCGAGGCGCGGGCGATCTCCATGGAAATGCTGTCCGGCTTCCGTGCCCTGCGCAATGCCTGCCCGATGAACATCCGCCGCAAGCCAGGCAGGATCGACGTGCCGGCCGATGTGGCGGATGACGTGGCGCGCATCGAAACGCTCTGGAAGGACGCGCTGGCGCGCTCCGGCGGACCGTTCCTCTTCGGCGCCTTTTGCGCGGCGGACGCGATGTATGCGCCCGTCGTCAATCGCTTCGAGGCCTATTGCCTGACGGAAGACGAAACGGTCCTTGCCTATATGGCGCGTATGAAGGCACATCCGGCCTGGCAGAAATGGCAGGCGGCGGCTGTCGCCGAGCCGTGGATCGTGGCCGAAGACGAGGCTTGAACGGTCGACGCGAAAAAATCAGTCCGGGGACTGGTCAAGCGGGGTTTTGCCATGTATAAGCCGGCCCAATTTCCGAGAAAAAGACATGTCCTGTCGCCCGTCCGGTGCCG
This region includes:
- a CDS encoding glutathione S-transferase family protein; this encodes MSDLVLYVGNKNYSSWSFRPWIALEAAGVPFTDRVIPFDFAAGNPEIRKVSPTGKVPVLHHGDAKVWESLAIIEYAAELFPDAGLWPQDRAARAEARAISMEMLSGFRALRNACPMNIRRKPGRIDVPADVADDVARIETLWKDALARSGGPFLFGAFCAADAMYAPVVNRFEAYCLTEDETVLAYMARMKAHPAWQKWQAAAVAEPWIVAEDEA